A region from the Desulfuromonas acetexigens genome encodes:
- the rpsL gene encoding 30S ribosomal protein S12, whose product MPTINQLIRKGREKKERKSASPALKGNPQKRGVCTRVYTTTPKKPNSALRKVARVRLTNGIVVTSYIPGVGHNLQEHSVVLIRGGRVKDLPGVRYHIVRGTLDLAGVKGRMQGRSKYGAKRPK is encoded by the coding sequence ATGCCGACTATCAATCAGTTGATCCGCAAGGGACGTGAAAAAAAGGAAAGAAAGTCCGCGTCGCCGGCGCTGAAGGGAAATCCCCAGAAGCGAGGCGTTTGTACGCGTGTCTATACGACGACCCCAAAGAAGCCGAACTCGGCGTTGCGTAAGGTGGCCCGTGTGCGTCTGACCAATGGTATCGTCGTGACTTCCTATATCCCTGGTGTGGGGCACAACCTCCAGGAGCACTCCGTGGTGCTGATTCGCGGCGGCCGCGTCAAGGACTTGCCTGGTGTTCGTTACCATATTGTCCGCGGTACGCTGGACTTGGCCGGGGTCAAGGGGCGGATGCAGGGTCGTTCCAAGTATGGGGCCAAGCGGCCTAAATAA
- the fusA gene encoding elongation factor G, giving the protein MARLVPITKTRNIGIMAHIDAGKTTTTERILFYTGISHKLGEVHDGAATMDWMAQEQERGITITSAATTCFWKDHRVNIIDTPGHVDFTIEVERSLRVLDGAVAVFCSVGGVEPQSETVWRQADKYGVPRIAFINKMDRIGADFGRGVQMMRDRLGANPVPIQLPIGKEDYFKGLVDLVEMRAMIWDDETQGQGFNEIAIPADMVDDVAAAREAMLEEVCSYDDALMEKYLAGEELTVAELKAGIRRATMGLHINPVICGSAFKNKGVQNLLDAVVDYMPAPTDVPPINGIDPHTQEEITRPADDAGPFSALAFKIMTDPFVGQLTFFRVYSGVAESGASVVNATKGKKERFGRILKMHANKREEIKEVYSGDIAAAVGLKYTTTGDTLCDEKNVCLLESMEFPEPVIHIAVEPKTKGDQEKMGVALGKLLQEDPSLRCRTDEETGQTILSGMGELHLEIIIDRMKREFKVECNVGAPQVAYRETITKKVEVQGKFVRQSGGRGQYGDCWLRIEPQEPGAGFTFVDEIKGGVIPKEYIPAVGKGAEEASELGILAGFPIVDVKVACFDGSYHDVDSSEMAFKIAGSMGFKEGAAKAGPVLLEPIMKVEVVVPEDYMGDVMGDLNSRRGRIMGMESRAGAQVINAHVPLANMFGYATDLRSATQGRATYTMVFDHYEQVPKAISEEIVAKAKG; this is encoded by the coding sequence GTGGCACGTTTAGTCCCCATTACAAAAACCCGTAATATCGGCATCATGGCTCACATTGATGCTGGTAAGACGACTACGACCGAACGCATTCTGTTTTACACCGGAATTTCCCATAAACTCGGTGAGGTCCATGATGGCGCAGCCACGATGGACTGGATGGCTCAGGAGCAGGAGCGCGGAATTACCATTACTTCCGCTGCGACGACCTGTTTCTGGAAAGATCACCGGGTTAACATCATCGATACCCCGGGACACGTTGACTTCACCATCGAGGTGGAGCGTTCTTTGCGTGTCCTTGACGGCGCGGTGGCGGTATTCTGTTCGGTCGGGGGTGTTGAGCCTCAGTCTGAGACGGTATGGCGTCAAGCCGACAAGTACGGGGTTCCCCGCATTGCCTTCATTAATAAGATGGACCGCATCGGCGCCGACTTCGGTCGTGGCGTGCAAATGATGCGTGACCGCCTTGGTGCCAATCCGGTACCGATTCAGCTTCCCATTGGTAAAGAAGATTATTTCAAAGGGCTTGTCGACCTGGTCGAGATGCGTGCCATGATCTGGGACGACGAGACCCAGGGGCAAGGCTTTAATGAAATTGCCATTCCCGCCGATATGGTCGACGATGTCGCCGCGGCCCGGGAGGCTATGCTCGAAGAGGTTTGCTCCTACGATGATGCTTTGATGGAGAAGTATCTCGCTGGTGAGGAGTTGACCGTTGCCGAGCTTAAGGCAGGGATTCGCCGCGCCACGATGGGTTTGCATATTAATCCGGTCATTTGCGGCAGCGCCTTCAAGAATAAAGGGGTGCAGAATCTGCTGGATGCCGTGGTAGATTACATGCCGGCTCCCACCGATGTCCCGCCGATCAATGGGATCGATCCTCACACTCAGGAAGAAATTACTCGTCCTGCCGACGATGCCGGGCCTTTTTCGGCTTTGGCCTTCAAGATCATGACCGACCCCTTTGTCGGGCAGTTGACCTTCTTCCGGGTTTATTCCGGGGTGGCCGAGTCCGGCGCTTCGGTGGTTAATGCCACCAAGGGGAAGAAGGAGCGCTTCGGTCGTATCCTCAAGATGCACGCCAATAAGCGGGAGGAGATCAAAGAGGTCTACTCGGGCGATATTGCCGCCGCTGTCGGTTTGAAATATACCACCACGGGCGATACTCTCTGCGACGAGAAGAACGTCTGTCTGCTGGAATCCATGGAGTTTCCTGAGCCGGTTATTCATATCGCGGTGGAACCCAAGACCAAGGGTGACCAGGAGAAGATGGGCGTTGCCCTCGGCAAGTTGTTGCAGGAAGACCCTTCGCTGCGTTGCCGTACCGACGAGGAGACCGGCCAGACCATTCTCTCCGGTATGGGTGAGTTGCACCTGGAAATCATCATCGACCGCATGAAGCGCGAATTCAAAGTCGAGTGCAATGTCGGTGCCCCCCAGGTTGCCTATCGCGAAACCATCACCAAAAAGGTCGAGGTTCAGGGCAAGTTTGTTCGTCAGTCCGGTGGTCGCGGCCAGTATGGCGATTGTTGGTTGCGTATCGAGCCGCAGGAGCCCGGGGCTGGGTTTACTTTTGTCGACGAGATCAAGGGTGGCGTCATTCCTAAGGAATACATCCCCGCTGTCGGCAAAGGTGCCGAAGAGGCTTCCGAGCTCGGCATCCTGGCTGGGTTCCCCATTGTCGACGTCAAGGTAGCCTGCTTCGACGGTTCATATCATGATGTCGACTCTTCGGAAATGGCCTTCAAAATCGCCGGTTCCATGGGCTTTAAAGAAGGTGCTGCTAAGGCCGGTCCGGTGTTGCTGGAGCCGATCATGAAGGTGGAAGTTGTTGTCCCCGAGGATTATATGGGCGACGTTATGGGCGATCTGAATAGTCGTCGGGGTCGGATCATGGGCATGGAGTCCCGTGCTGGCGCCCAGGTTATCAATGCCCATGTGCCGCTGGCGAACATGTTCGGTTACGCAACGGATTTGCGTAGCGCCACTCAGGGGCGCGCGACCTATACCATGGTCTTTGATCATTACGAGCAGGTGCCCAAGGCGATCTCTGAGGAAATCGTCGCCAAGGCCAAGGGGTAA
- the rpsG gene encoding 30S ribosomal protein S7: protein MPRRREVAKRVILPDPKYHDRLVAKFMNCIMLDGKKSTAERIVYGAFDIVASRSGEDPLEIFKKAIDNVRPVLEVKSRRVGGSTYQVPVEVRADRRNALAIRWISSYAVARGEKTMQERLAGEFLDAANNRGASVKKKEDTHRMAEANKAFAHYRW, encoded by the coding sequence ATGCCGAGAAGAAGAGAAGTTGCCAAGCGGGTCATCCTTCCCGATCCCAAATATCATGATCGGTTGGTTGCTAAGTTCATGAACTGCATCATGTTGGACGGCAAGAAGAGTACAGCCGAGCGGATCGTTTACGGGGCTTTTGATATTGTCGCCAGTCGTTCGGGGGAAGATCCCCTGGAGATTTTCAAGAAGGCGATTGACAATGTTCGGCCGGTTTTGGAAGTAAAGTCCCGGCGGGTGGGCGGCTCGACTTATCAGGTTCCGGTTGAGGTTCGCGCTGATCGTCGCAATGCCTTGGCAATTCGCTGGATTTCCAGCTATGCCGTTGCTCGTGGCGAAAAGACCATGCAGGAGCGTCTGGCTGGAGAGTTTCTTGATGCGGCGAACAATCGCGGTGCATCGGTGAAGAAGAAGGAAGATACCCACCGGATGGCCGAGGCCAACAAGGCCTTCGCTCATTACCGCTGGTAA
- the rpoC gene encoding DNA-directed RNA polymerase subunit beta' encodes MEDIFSLFERPKDPLNFNAIRLSLASPEKIRERSFGEVKKPETINYRTFKPERDGLFCAKIFGPTKDYECNCGKYKRMKHRGIVCEKCGVEVIPSKVRRERLGHIDLACPVAHIWFLKSLPSRISTLLDLTLKEVERILYFEAYIVLDKGDTPLETGQILSEEKYRETMDEFAGQFTASMGAEAIRDLLEAIGLDELSEQLRSELRDATSEAKRKKLSKRLKVVEAFKQSGNRPEWMILETIPVLPPELRPLVPLDGGRFATSDLNDLYRRVINRNNRLKRLMELRAPEVIIRNEKRMLQESVDALFDNGRRGRAITGPNKRPLKSLSDMLKGKGGRFRQNLLGKRVDYSGRSVIVVGPELKLHQCGLPKKMALELFKPFIYNKLEERGYCTTIKSAKKMVEKEKPEVWDVLEEVIKEHPVMLNRAPTLHRLGIQAFEPVLIEGKAIQLHPLVCTAFNADFDGDQMAVHLPLSIESQIEARVLMMSTNNILSPANGKPIIVPSQDMVLGLYYMTRDRAFVKGENKIFSSRDELRMAYDSGEADLQAKVKVRMVVEQGGAPTLVESTIGRVLLRDIVPDVIPFSSINRVMGKKQVAELIDVAFRLAGNKETVILADRLKETGYRFSTLAGVSICLDDMVIPATKQKYIDAAVDEVREIQQQYTEGLITDGERYNKVIDIWAKCTEDIAQTMLSNLSVDILTNEETGEQVKVPSFNAIHMMADSGARGSAQQIRQLAGMRGLMAKPSGEIIETPITANFREGLTVLQYFISTHGARKGLADTALKTANSGYLTRRLVDVAQDAIITEQDCGTFDGILVSSLTEGGEVIENLGDRILGRTSLEDVLDPVTSEVLVEANQAIDEALVDKIENAGIERLRIRSVLTCQSRRGICAACYGRDLARGHLVNLGEAVGVIAAQSIGEPGTQLTMRTFHIGGTASRRAEQTSLEARFDGVLRYINLNTVIDKFGHHVVMNRNGEIAVVDETGRERERYGVVYGARLRVAPEGEVKAGSLLAEWDPYTMPILTEIPGRVRFGDILENVTMEEQLDDVTGLTRKVIVETKGADKRPRITLKDEEGKTAKLPNGAAARYMLPVGANIVVAEDDIVTAGDIIAKIPRETTKTKDITGGLPRVAELFEARKPKEFAVISEIDGVVAFGKDSKGKRKVVVTPEIGEPKEYLIAKGKHISVHEGDHVRAGEALMDGSSNPHDILRVLGEKELSKYLVDEVQEVYRLQGVKINDKHIETIVRQMLRRVRIKEVGDTRFLLDDQVERWEFEEENQRVLAEGKDPAVGEPLMLGITKASLSTESFISAASFQETTKVLTQAAIEGKVDYLRGLKENVIMGRLIPAGTGVSKYRSAKLFIEEPVEVVETYQDEVIDDDEEPVEEPVKSEE; translated from the coding sequence GGCGTCGCCGGAGAAGATCCGCGAACGCTCCTTTGGCGAAGTCAAGAAGCCGGAGACGATCAACTACCGGACCTTCAAGCCAGAGCGGGACGGCCTGTTCTGCGCCAAGATTTTCGGGCCGACCAAGGACTACGAGTGTAACTGCGGTAAATACAAGCGCATGAAGCACCGCGGCATTGTCTGCGAGAAGTGCGGTGTTGAGGTTATCCCCAGTAAAGTGCGCCGTGAGCGTCTTGGCCATATTGACTTGGCCTGCCCGGTGGCGCATATCTGGTTTCTGAAATCCCTTCCCTCGCGGATTTCGACTCTGCTCGATCTGACCTTGAAAGAGGTCGAGCGTATCCTTTATTTCGAGGCCTATATCGTTCTCGATAAGGGGGATACACCGCTGGAGACGGGGCAGATTCTCAGCGAAGAGAAGTACCGCGAGACCATGGACGAGTTCGCCGGCCAGTTCACCGCCAGCATGGGTGCCGAGGCGATTCGCGACCTGCTCGAAGCTATCGGTCTTGATGAACTTTCCGAGCAGTTGCGCAGCGAGTTGCGCGACGCCACCAGCGAGGCCAAACGCAAAAAGCTTTCCAAGCGCCTCAAGGTCGTCGAGGCCTTTAAGCAGAGCGGCAATCGTCCCGAGTGGATGATCCTTGAAACCATCCCGGTCCTCCCCCCCGAGCTGCGCCCGTTGGTGCCGCTCGATGGCGGCCGTTTTGCCACTTCCGATCTGAACGACCTCTATCGCCGGGTCATCAACCGCAATAACCGTCTCAAGCGGTTGATGGAGCTGCGCGCCCCGGAAGTCATCATTCGCAACGAAAAGCGCATGCTGCAGGAGTCGGTGGACGCCCTCTTCGACAATGGTCGGCGCGGTCGGGCCATTACCGGTCCCAACAAGCGCCCCTTGAAGTCGCTTTCTGACATGCTCAAGGGCAAGGGCGGCCGCTTCCGGCAGAACCTGCTGGGTAAGCGGGTCGACTACTCGGGCCGTTCGGTCATCGTCGTCGGTCCCGAGCTCAAGCTGCACCAGTGTGGTCTGCCGAAAAAGATGGCCCTCGAGCTCTTCAAACCCTTCATTTACAATAAGCTGGAAGAACGGGGCTACTGCACCACCATCAAGAGTGCCAAGAAGATGGTGGAAAAGGAAAAGCCTGAGGTCTGGGATGTGCTGGAGGAGGTCATCAAGGAGCATCCGGTGATGCTCAACCGTGCCCCGACTCTGCATCGCCTCGGCATTCAGGCCTTCGAGCCGGTGCTGATCGAAGGTAAGGCGATCCAGTTGCATCCGCTGGTCTGTACCGCGTTCAATGCCGACTTCGACGGCGACCAGATGGCGGTGCATTTGCCTCTTTCCATCGAGAGTCAGATCGAGGCGCGGGTGTTGATGATGTCGACCAACAACATCCTCTCCCCGGCCAACGGCAAGCCGATCATCGTCCCTTCCCAGGACATGGTCCTGGGGCTTTACTACATGACCCGCGATCGTGCCTTCGTCAAGGGGGAAAACAAGATTTTCTCCTCCCGCGACGAGTTGCGCATGGCCTACGATTCCGGCGAAGCCGACCTGCAGGCTAAAGTCAAGGTCCGCATGGTCGTCGAGCAGGGGGGGGCGCCAACGCTGGTGGAGAGTACCATCGGTCGGGTTCTTTTGCGGGATATCGTCCCCGACGTCATACCCTTCTCCTCCATCAATCGGGTGATGGGCAAAAAGCAGGTCGCCGAGTTGATCGACGTGGCCTTCCGCCTGGCCGGCAACAAAGAGACGGTTATCCTCGCTGACCGCCTCAAGGAGACCGGTTACCGCTTCTCCACCCTCGCCGGGGTTTCCATCTGCCTGGACGACATGGTCATCCCAGCCACCAAGCAGAAGTACATCGATGCCGCCGTCGATGAGGTGCGGGAGATCCAGCAGCAGTACACCGAGGGTCTGATTACCGACGGCGAACGCTACAACAAAGTCATCGACATCTGGGCTAAGTGTACCGAGGACATCGCCCAGACGATGCTCAGTAACCTTTCTGTCGACATTCTGACCAACGAGGAGACCGGAGAACAGGTCAAGGTTCCCTCTTTTAACGCTATTCATATGATGGCCGACTCGGGGGCTCGTGGCAGCGCCCAGCAGATTCGGCAGCTGGCCGGCATGCGCGGCCTGATGGCCAAGCCTTCCGGGGAGATCATTGAAACGCCGATCACCGCCAACTTCCGCGAGGGATTGACGGTGCTCCAGTACTTCATCTCAACCCACGGTGCCCGTAAAGGTTTGGCCGACACCGCGCTCAAGACCGCCAACTCCGGCTATTTAACCCGGCGTCTGGTGGACGTGGCCCAGGATGCCATTATCACCGAACAGGATTGCGGTACGTTTGACGGCATCCTTGTCTCTTCTCTCACCGAGGGAGGGGAGGTCATTGAGAATCTTGGCGACCGCATTCTCGGGCGGACATCGCTGGAGGATGTCCTCGATCCGGTCACTTCCGAGGTGCTGGTTGAGGCCAACCAGGCGATCGATGAAGCCCTGGTGGACAAGATCGAGAACGCCGGTATCGAAAGATTGCGTATCCGTTCGGTTCTCACCTGTCAGAGTCGGCGTGGAATCTGTGCCGCCTGCTACGGTCGTGACCTGGCCCGCGGCCATCTGGTCAATCTCGGGGAAGCGGTCGGTGTCATTGCCGCCCAGTCCATCGGCGAGCCGGGAACCCAGCTGACCATGCGGACCTTCCATATCGGGGGGACCGCTTCCCGCCGCGCCGAGCAGACCTCCCTCGAGGCTCGTTTCGATGGCGTCCTGCGCTACATCAATCTGAATACCGTCATCGACAAGTTCGGTCATCACGTTGTCATGAACCGTAACGGTGAGATCGCTGTCGTCGATGAAACCGGACGGGAGCGTGAGCGTTACGGCGTCGTCTACGGCGCGCGATTGCGCGTCGCTCCCGAAGGGGAAGTCAAGGCGGGCTCGCTGCTTGCCGAGTGGGACCCCTACACCATGCCGATCCTCACCGAGATCCCCGGTCGGGTCCGCTTTGGTGACATTCTTGAGAATGTCACCATGGAGGAGCAGCTCGATGACGTCACCGGTCTGACCCGAAAAGTCATTGTCGAGACCAAGGGGGCAGACAAACGTCCGCGCATCACTCTCAAGGACGAGGAAGGCAAAACCGCCAAGCTGCCCAACGGCGCTGCCGCCCGCTATATGCTGCCGGTGGGGGCGAACATTGTGGTCGCCGAGGATGACATCGTTACCGCCGGTGACATTATTGCCAAGATTCCCCGGGAAACGACCAAAACCAAGGACATCACCGGTGGTCTGCCGCGCGTCGCCGAACTCTTCGAAGCGCGCAAACCGAAAGAGTTCGCGGTCATTTCCGAGATCGATGGGGTCGTGGCTTTTGGCAAGGACTCCAAAGGTAAGCGTAAGGTCGTCGTCACCCCAGAGATCGGCGAGCCGAAGGAATACCTGATCGCCAAGGGCAAACACATCAGCGTGCATGAAGGTGATCACGTGCGTGCCGGCGAGGCGCTCATGGACGGCTCCAGCAACCCCCACGACATCCTTCGGGTTCTTGGGGAGAAGGAACTGTCCAAATACCTGGTCGACGAAGTCCAGGAGGTCTATCGCCTGCAGGGGGTCAAGATCAACGACAAGCACATCGAGACCATTGTTCGCCAGATGTTGCGCCGCGTGCGCATCAAGGAGGTCGGGGATACCCGCTTCCTGTTGGACGACCAGGTGGAGCGCTGGGAATTCGAGGAGGAGAATCAGCGGGTGTTGGCCGAAGGCAAAGACCCTGCCGTTGGCGAACCGCTGATGCTCGGCATCACCAAGGCTTCGCTCTCCACGGAATCCTTCATCTCGGCGGCTTCTTTCCAAGAGACCACCAAGGTGCTGACCCAGGCGGCCATCGAAGGGAAGGTCGACTACCTGCGTGGCCTCAAGGAGAACGTCATCATGGGCCGCCTGATTCCGGCGGGAACCGGTGTTTCCAAATACCGCAGCGCCAAGCTTTTCATCGAGGAGCCGGTAGAAGTGGTGGAAACCTACCAGGACGAAGTTATCGACGATGATGAAGAGCCGGTTGAAGAGCCGGTGAAATCCGAAGAATAA